The sequence CAGGTTGGAGCGCCCTGGGGCAATCGCCCCGCGTAAGGCTGATAACCGGGAGGTCCCGGTCGCGGGTTAACCGCGGGGAATGTTCGAATCCCGGCGGGCCCACCATTCATCGCTTTTTACTAACACTATGTTGCATTCCATTAAGGTTTGATCAGTACCTTGCCTATTCTCGTGCTACCTTTCATGTGCTCCAACGCCTCGTTGAATTTATCCAGCGGGTATGTGGCCGCTATGATTGGTTTAATGGAGCTCTTGTTTAGTAGTTTTAATGTCTCTGCTACATCGGGTTTGTTAGATCTGACGTTTCCAACTAGTGATATGTCCTTTAATATGAGGTGGCCAAGCCTTAGTGGGTAGACTTCGTCTGGATTTACATTGCCAATTATTACCAACCTACCTCCTGTGCGTAGGCTCCTTATTGACTCCTCAATGGTTGGTGTACCAACTGCCTCAATAACGATATCCGCGCCTATGCCTCCTGTTAAATCCTTAACAACCCGACTAAACTTTCCCTCAGTAATCACGTCATCAGCGAACTGCTTAATGAAACCAGCCTTCTCAGGAGACCTAGTAACCCCTATAACCCTAGTACCCAGGGCCTTTGCTAATTGAACGGCGTGTATACCGACGCCGCCACTTGCTCCGGTCACCACGACAGTCTCACCCTGAGTCAAACCAACCCTCCTGAGTCCCTTGTATACCATTGCTATGAC is a genomic window of Vulcanisaeta souniana JCM 11219 containing:
- a CDS encoding acryloyl-coenzyme A reductase; translation: MKAVVVYEKGKYEIRDVPMPKLNDGDVLIRINYAALCYRDLLQLAGYYPRMKYPVILGHEAVGVVVESRDPRFKSGNRVVPLLHEPDGVCEFCLRGLDSYCINALSYGENIDGFFAEYARVSGNALVKVPDEVPDELAVLVPCVIAMVYKGLRRVGLTQGETVVVTGASGGVGIHAVQLAKALGTRVIGVTRSPEKAGFIKQFADDVITEGKFSRVVKDLTGGIGADIVIEAVGTPTIEESIRSLRTGGRLVIIGNVNPDEVYPLRLGHLILKDISLVGNVRSNKPDVAETLKLLNKSSIKPIIAATYPLDKFNEALEHMKGSTRIGKVLIKP